In one Vulgatibacter incomptus genomic region, the following are encoded:
- the hmgA gene encoding homogentisate 1,2-dioxygenase, whose product MTSYLSGFGNEHATEAVAGALPEGRNSPQRVPYGLYAEQLSGTAFTAPRRENRRSWLYRLRPSANHPAFRLAEQGLLHSGPFAEGAVSPNRLRWNPQPSPSKPTDFVDGLVTFAGNGGPTAGTGISIHLYAANRSMVDSVFFNADGELLLVPQKGALELFTELGKLHLPPGEIAVVPRGVRFRVELAEGDAAGYVCENHGASFRLPELGPIGSNGLANPRDFLTPVAAFEDVERPTRVRQKFNGRLWETTVDHSPLDVVAWHGNLAPYKYDLARFNTIGTVSFDHPDPSIFTVLTSPTDTPGTANCDFVIFPPRWMVAEETFRPPWFHRNVMSEFMGLIHGIYDAKEGGGFAPGGASLHNCMSAHGPDRHSYDQAVEARLAPHKIENTLAFMFESRSVIAPTAFAMESPTLQPDYDECWVGFEKARLPGAK is encoded by the coding sequence ATGACGTCGTACCTGTCGGGATTCGGCAACGAGCACGCAACCGAGGCGGTGGCCGGCGCGCTGCCGGAAGGGCGCAACTCACCGCAGCGGGTGCCCTACGGCCTCTACGCCGAGCAGCTCTCGGGCACCGCCTTCACCGCGCCCCGCCGCGAGAACCGCCGCTCCTGGCTCTATCGCCTCCGCCCCTCGGCGAACCATCCCGCCTTCCGGCTCGCCGAGCAGGGCCTGCTGCACAGCGGCCCCTTCGCGGAAGGCGCCGTGAGCCCCAATCGCCTTCGCTGGAACCCGCAGCCGTCGCCCTCGAAGCCGACCGACTTCGTCGACGGCCTCGTGACCTTCGCCGGCAACGGCGGCCCCACCGCCGGCACCGGCATCTCGATCCACCTCTACGCGGCCAACCGCTCCATGGTGGATTCGGTCTTCTTCAACGCCGACGGCGAGCTCCTCCTGGTGCCGCAGAAGGGCGCGCTCGAGCTCTTCACCGAGCTCGGCAAGCTCCACCTGCCGCCGGGCGAGATCGCGGTGGTGCCCCGCGGCGTGCGCTTCCGGGTCGAGCTTGCAGAGGGTGACGCTGCCGGCTACGTCTGCGAGAACCACGGCGCCAGTTTCCGGCTCCCGGAGCTCGGCCCCATCGGCTCCAACGGCCTCGCGAACCCCCGCGACTTCCTCACCCCCGTGGCGGCGTTCGAGGACGTGGAGCGGCCCACTCGCGTGCGGCAGAAGTTCAACGGCCGGCTCTGGGAGACCACCGTCGACCACTCGCCCCTCGACGTCGTGGCCTGGCACGGCAACCTGGCGCCGTACAAGTACGACCTCGCCCGCTTCAACACCATCGGCACGGTGAGCTTCGACCATCCGGATCCGTCGATCTTCACGGTCCTCACCTCGCCCACCGACACGCCGGGCACCGCCAACTGCGACTTCGTGATCTTCCCGCCGCGGTGGATGGTGGCGGAGGAGACCTTCCGCCCGCCCTGGTTCCACCGCAACGTGATGAGCGAGTTCATGGGCCTCATCCACGGCATCTACGACGCCAAGGAGGGCGGCGGCTTCGCGCCCGGCGGCGCCTCGCTGCACAACTGCATGAGCGCCCACGGCCCCGACCGGCACAGCTACGACCAGGCCGTCGAGGCGCGGCTCGCGCCCCACAAGATCGAGAACACCCTCGCGTTCATGTTCGAGTCGCGCTCGGTGATCGCTCCGACCGCCTTCGCCATGGAGAGCCCGACCCTCCAGCCCGACTACGACGAGTGCTGGGTCGGGTTCGAGAAGGCGCGCCTGCCCGGCGCGAAGTGA
- a CDS encoding archease → MEVSRHWLEEHTSEVCIAAEAPTLDGLFVEAAAALAEVMGGEELAAEGSEEHEVQVDASDREALLVSWLDELIFQVDHNGKLYPAPRILELTDRELKATLRGVDPLEWRTPVKAATFHDLHIEETDGGFRARVVLDV, encoded by the coding sequence ATGGAGGTCTCGCGCCACTGGCTCGAGGAGCACACGAGCGAGGTGTGCATCGCCGCCGAGGCGCCCACGCTCGACGGGCTCTTCGTAGAGGCCGCCGCAGCGCTCGCCGAGGTGATGGGGGGCGAGGAGCTCGCCGCAGAAGGAAGCGAGGAGCACGAGGTGCAGGTCGACGCGAGCGACCGCGAGGCGCTCCTCGTCTCGTGGCTCGACGAGCTGATCTTCCAGGTCGACCACAACGGGAAGCTCTATCCGGCTCCGCGGATCCTGGAGCTCACCGATCGCGAGCTGAAGGCCACGCTTCGCGGCGTGGATCCTCTCGAGTGGAGGACGCCGGTGAAGGCGGCCACCTTCCACGACCTGCACATCGAGGAGACGGACGGCGGCTTTCGAGCGCGTGTCGTGCTGGATGTCTAG
- a CDS encoding YIP1 family protein — MQVKCPWCQGTFESDRYGRQFCIRCGAELDLPEPDSSSTGGSRGPQPAAPRDEAAAPHEGPSGAPAGHREAPAGAVGSHAGPTGEREAGSHVAGSEGGEGGPPGGDRGRITSPTPWERRDGMGFFPALFETWKDATFRPAEFFANLAPAGVGPAFAYAMIFGTIGTLATGLWNLLFVPNHESSPVPPGLQIVLGPFFFAIAIWCVAAVVHLCCLILGCGKRGFEATFRAIAYSLGPSIFAVVPGIGSLVAGVWSLVLEIVGIQHMQRTTGARAVAVIFLPLLAFLLCICAVGLAAGALGMAGALLMTRG; from the coding sequence ATGCAGGTCAAGTGCCCCTGGTGCCAGGGAACGTTCGAGAGCGATCGGTACGGCAGGCAGTTCTGCATCCGCTGCGGCGCGGAGCTGGACCTGCCGGAGCCCGATTCGTCTTCGACCGGCGGATCGCGCGGCCCGCAGCCGGCCGCGCCACGGGACGAGGCCGCCGCTCCCCACGAGGGCCCCTCCGGCGCCCCGGCCGGCCACCGTGAGGCCCCGGCCGGCGCCGTTGGCTCTCACGCGGGACCGACCGGCGAACGAGAAGCCGGTTCGCACGTCGCCGGCTCCGAAGGTGGGGAAGGCGGCCCTCCGGGCGGCGACCGAGGGAGAATCACCTCGCCCACGCCCTGGGAGCGGCGCGACGGGATGGGGTTCTTCCCCGCGCTCTTCGAGACGTGGAAGGACGCGACCTTCCGTCCGGCGGAGTTCTTCGCCAACCTGGCGCCGGCGGGCGTCGGGCCTGCATTCGCCTACGCCATGATCTTCGGCACCATCGGCACGCTGGCGACCGGCCTCTGGAACCTCCTCTTCGTGCCGAACCACGAATCCTCGCCCGTCCCTCCCGGGCTCCAGATCGTCCTCGGCCCGTTCTTCTTCGCGATCGCGATCTGGTGCGTCGCGGCCGTCGTTCACCTCTGCTGTCTCATCCTCGGCTGCGGGAAGCGGGGCTTCGAAGCCACCTTCCGCGCGATCGCGTATTCGCTGGGCCCGTCGATCTTCGCCGTCGTCCCCGGGATCGGCTCCCTGGTCGCCGGCGTCTGGAGCCTTGTCCTCGAGATCGTCGGCATCCAGCACATGCAACGCACCACCGGGGCCCGGGCGGTTGCGGTGATCTTCCTTCCGTTGCTCGCCTTCCTGCTCTGCATATGTGCCGTCGGCCTTGCCGCCGGCGCCCTGGGAATGGCGGGCGCGTTGTTGATGACTCGTGGTTGA
- a CDS encoding RtcB family protein, translating into MESTEVPLSKELLHARPTPEPVEDWIYEIGTSFRPDMRVPVRIFADDVLIQQIQRDRSLRQLVNVSTLPGIVDAALGMPDMHEGYGFPVGGVAATRLPDGVISPGGIGFDINCGVRLLVSELEEDDIRPVLEKLIHEVSRSVPAGFGRSSRKLSLNRRQLDHLLNDGVPYLVEELHLGVSEDVHFLESGGAMPGAKSTQVSERAKQRGHDQLGTLGGGNHFVEIQLVDQVFDDDAAAQLGLFPGKITVLVHTGSRGLGHQVCTDYVKRMDAVMTRHGIHVPDRQLACAPFSSQAGQEYFAAMGAAANYGFANRQVIAHHMRRIFEEFLGESRGALRLIYDVAHNTAKVERYGDDELVVHRKGATRAFGPSSREIPPAYQGLGQPVFIPGSMGTASYVLLGTDEARDISLASCCHGAGRAMSRTQSKHEVRGADLRHELEDEGIAIECTSNVELAEEAPTAYKDVDRVVDVVHEAGMARKVARLRPIAVLKG; encoded by the coding sequence ATGGAATCCACCGAGGTCCCGCTCTCGAAGGAGCTCCTCCACGCGCGACCGACGCCTGAGCCCGTGGAGGATTGGATCTACGAGATCGGCACGAGCTTCCGGCCCGACATGCGGGTCCCCGTGCGCATCTTCGCCGACGACGTGCTCATCCAGCAGATCCAGCGGGATCGGAGCCTCCGGCAGCTCGTGAACGTGTCCACGCTCCCCGGGATCGTCGACGCCGCCCTGGGCATGCCCGACATGCACGAGGGCTACGGCTTCCCCGTTGGCGGCGTGGCGGCCACCCGCCTGCCCGACGGCGTGATCTCTCCCGGCGGGATCGGCTTCGACATCAACTGCGGCGTCCGCCTCCTCGTCTCCGAGCTCGAGGAGGACGACATCCGTCCGGTCCTCGAGAAGCTGATCCACGAGGTCTCCCGTAGCGTGCCGGCGGGCTTCGGCCGCTCGAGCCGCAAGCTCTCGCTAAATCGCCGGCAGCTCGATCACCTCCTGAACGACGGCGTCCCCTATCTGGTCGAGGAGCTCCACCTCGGCGTCTCCGAGGACGTCCACTTCCTCGAGTCGGGTGGCGCCATGCCAGGCGCCAAGTCCACCCAGGTCTCGGAGCGCGCGAAGCAGCGCGGCCACGATCAGCTCGGCACCCTGGGCGGCGGCAACCACTTCGTCGAGATCCAGCTCGTCGACCAGGTCTTCGACGACGACGCCGCGGCGCAGCTCGGACTCTTCCCGGGGAAGATCACCGTGCTCGTTCACACCGGGTCGCGGGGCCTGGGACACCAGGTCTGCACCGACTACGTGAAGCGGATGGACGCGGTGATGACGCGGCACGGGATCCACGTCCCCGATCGGCAGCTCGCGTGTGCGCCCTTCTCGTCGCAGGCGGGGCAGGAGTACTTCGCGGCCATGGGCGCCGCCGCCAACTACGGCTTCGCGAACCGGCAGGTGATCGCCCACCACATGCGGCGGATCTTCGAGGAGTTCCTAGGCGAATCGCGCGGCGCGCTGAGGCTCATCTACGACGTCGCCCACAACACCGCCAAGGTGGAGCGCTACGGCGACGACGAGCTCGTCGTGCATCGCAAGGGCGCCACCCGCGCCTTCGGCCCCTCGAGCCGCGAGATCCCTCCCGCCTACCAGGGGCTGGGGCAGCCCGTCTTCATCCCCGGCAGCATGGGCACCGCCTCGTACGTGCTCCTCGGGACCGACGAGGCCCGCGACATCTCGCTGGCCAGTTGCTGCCACGGCGCGGGCCGCGCCATGAGCCGGACCCAGAGCAAGCACGAGGTACGGGGCGCGGATCTGCGCCACGAGCTCGAGGACGAGGGCATCGCCATCGAGTGCACGTCCAACGTGGAGCTCGCCGAGGAGGCGCCCACCGCCTACAAGGACGTCGACCGGGTGGTCGACGTGGTCCACGAGGCCGGCATGGCCCGCAAGGTCGCGCGGCTCCGCCCCATCGCCGTGCTCAAGGGCTGA
- a CDS encoding sodium-translocating pyrophosphatase, whose product MHRSSFPFSCRTAAARLASAAALLLPLFAASNARASEATLALPDFDSVRILGIPGTGFLWAGLVIAALGVVMGLSMAASVRKLPAHKAMLEISELIYETCKTYLQTQGRFILKLELLVGAIIAFYFGYIQRLGVAKVVVILLFSLLGIAGSYGVAWLGMRINNWANSRSAFAGLRGKPFPTFEIPLRSGMAVGMSLLGIELVLMFGILLFIPGDWAGPCFIGFAIGASLGASALRIAGGIFTKIADIGSDMMKIIFNIKEDDARNPGVIADCAGDNAGDSVGPTADGFETYGVTIVALLSFVLLAVAAQSVQVQLLVWIFAVAALMIVSSAASYAINAMLSKGRYGNADKMNFEAPLTSLVWLTSLVSIAGNFVLSYLLIGGLGDGSLWWKLAGILSCGTIAGALIPEVVKAFTSTDSAHVREVVTASREGGASLNVLAGFNAGNFSAYWMGLVIVSLMAIAYGISSLGLGEHMLAPTVFAFGLVAFGFLGMGPVTIAVDSYGPVTDNAQSVYELSLIETLPGVEASIEKEFGFRPNFEKAKDYLEENDSAGNTFKATSKPVLIGTAVVGATTLIFSIVMVLTGGLTSGLEKLSILHPPFLLGLIAGGAVIYWFTGAATQAVATGAYRAVEFIKRNIRLDGAEKASVQDSKKVVEICTTYAQKGMVNIFLTIFFSTLAFGCLEPFFFIGYLIGIAIFGLFQAMFMANAGGAWDNAKKVVEVELKAKGTPLHAATVVGDTVGDPFKDTSSVAMNPVIKFSSLFGLMAVELAVELNRGLSLTLAAIFFAASLVFVWRSFYGMRIEQAPTATPSPAPIDA is encoded by the coding sequence ATGCATCGCTCGAGCTTCCCCTTCTCGTGCAGAACCGCCGCGGCCCGCCTCGCTTCCGCCGCCGCTCTCCTGCTCCCCCTCTTCGCTGCCTCGAACGCCCGCGCAAGCGAGGCAACCCTGGCCCTTCCGGACTTCGACTCGGTTCGGATCCTCGGGATTCCCGGGACCGGGTTCCTCTGGGCCGGCCTCGTCATCGCGGCCCTCGGCGTCGTCATGGGCCTCTCCATGGCTGCGAGCGTCCGCAAGCTCCCGGCCCACAAGGCGATGCTCGAGATCTCCGAGCTCATCTACGAGACCTGCAAGACCTACCTGCAGACCCAGGGCCGCTTCATCCTCAAGCTCGAGCTCCTCGTCGGCGCGATCATCGCGTTCTACTTCGGCTACATCCAGCGGCTGGGCGTCGCGAAGGTGGTCGTGATCCTGCTGTTCAGCCTCCTGGGGATCGCCGGAAGCTACGGCGTCGCCTGGCTGGGCATGCGCATCAACAACTGGGCGAACTCGCGCTCCGCTTTCGCCGGCCTCCGCGGGAAGCCGTTCCCCACCTTCGAGATCCCGCTCCGCTCCGGCATGGCGGTTGGCATGTCGCTCCTGGGCATCGAGCTCGTGCTCATGTTCGGGATCCTGCTCTTCATCCCCGGCGACTGGGCCGGCCCCTGCTTCATCGGCTTCGCGATCGGCGCCTCCCTCGGCGCATCGGCGCTGCGGATCGCCGGCGGCATCTTCACGAAGATCGCCGACATCGGCTCCGACATGATGAAGATCATCTTCAACATCAAGGAGGACGACGCGCGGAACCCCGGCGTGATCGCCGACTGCGCCGGTGACAACGCGGGCGACTCGGTGGGCCCCACCGCCGACGGCTTCGAGACCTACGGCGTCACCATCGTCGCCCTGCTCTCCTTCGTGCTCCTCGCGGTGGCCGCCCAGAGCGTCCAGGTCCAGCTCCTCGTCTGGATCTTCGCGGTCGCGGCGCTGATGATCGTCTCGTCGGCCGCGTCCTACGCGATCAACGCGATGCTCTCGAAGGGGCGATACGGCAACGCCGACAAGATGAACTTCGAGGCGCCGCTCACCTCCCTCGTCTGGCTCACCTCGCTGGTCTCGATCGCCGGGAACTTCGTCCTCTCCTACCTCCTGATCGGCGGCCTGGGCGACGGCAGCCTCTGGTGGAAGCTGGCCGGGATCCTCTCGTGCGGCACCATCGCGGGGGCGCTGATCCCCGAGGTGGTGAAGGCCTTCACCTCCACCGACTCGGCCCACGTGCGCGAGGTGGTCACCGCGTCCCGCGAGGGCGGGGCATCGCTAAACGTGCTCGCCGGCTTCAACGCGGGCAACTTCAGCGCGTACTGGATGGGCCTCGTCATCGTCAGCCTCATGGCGATCGCCTACGGGATCAGCAGCCTCGGCCTCGGCGAGCACATGCTCGCGCCGACGGTCTTCGCCTTCGGCCTCGTGGCCTTCGGCTTCCTCGGAATGGGCCCTGTCACCATCGCGGTCGACTCCTACGGCCCGGTCACGGACAACGCCCAGTCCGTCTACGAGCTCTCCCTCATCGAGACCCTCCCCGGCGTCGAGGCCTCGATCGAGAAGGAGTTCGGCTTCCGCCCGAACTTCGAAAAGGCGAAGGACTACCTCGAGGAGAACGACTCGGCAGGGAACACCTTCAAGGCCACGTCCAAGCCGGTGCTGATCGGCACCGCGGTGGTGGGCGCGACCACGCTGATCTTCTCGATCGTGATGGTGCTCACCGGCGGGCTCACGTCCGGCCTCGAGAAGCTCTCCATCCTGCACCCGCCGTTCCTGCTCGGCCTGATCGCCGGCGGCGCGGTGATCTACTGGTTCACCGGCGCAGCCACCCAGGCGGTGGCGACGGGCGCCTACCGGGCCGTGGAGTTCATCAAGCGGAACATCCGCCTCGACGGCGCGGAGAAGGCCTCGGTCCAGGACAGCAAGAAGGTCGTGGAGATCTGCACCACCTACGCGCAGAAGGGGATGGTCAACATCTTCCTCACGATCTTCTTCAGCACGCTCGCGTTCGGCTGCCTGGAGCCGTTCTTCTTCATCGGCTACCTCATCGGCATCGCGATCTTCGGCCTCTTCCAGGCCATGTTCATGGCGAACGCCGGCGGCGCCTGGGACAACGCCAAGAAGGTGGTCGAGGTCGAGCTCAAGGCGAAGGGCACGCCGCTCCACGCCGCGACCGTCGTGGGCGACACGGTCGGCGATCCGTTCAAGGACACCTCGTCGGTGGCCATGAACCCCGTGATCAAGTTCTCCTCGCTCTTCGGCCTCATGGCCGTCGAGCTGGCGGTCGAGCTGAACCGGGGGCTGAGCCTGACCCTCGCGGCGATTTTCTTCGCGGCATCGCTGGTTTTCGTCTGGCGATCGTTCTACGGGATGCGGATCGAGCAGGCGCCCACCGCGACGCCGTCGCCGGCCCCGATCGACGCCTGA
- a CDS encoding fumarylacetoacetate hydrolase family protein yields the protein MKLATLRDGSRDGKLVVVRRDGQVHADAGAIAPNLQAALDDWERVAPALEALAAKLESGEIAGSPLDPAMLESPLPRAYEWVDGSAFLNHVILVRKARGAEPPATLTTDPLVYQGGSSRFLAPRDPIPLADESWGLDFESEVAVVLGDVPQGVKAEDAGRYVRLLLLANDVTLRNLIPNELAKGFGFFQSKPATAFSPFAITPDELGDAWKDGRVHLPLHTNYNGALAGDPDAAEMHFSFFQLLEHVAKTRSYTAGTILGSGTVSNADRARGISCLAERRMIETIEQGKPITPFMKIGDTVEIEMRDAEGRNLFGTIAQKVVAL from the coding sequence ATGAAGCTCGCAACCCTTCGTGATGGAAGCCGCGACGGCAAGCTGGTCGTCGTTCGCCGGGACGGCCAGGTCCACGCCGACGCGGGGGCGATCGCTCCGAACCTCCAGGCCGCCTTGGACGACTGGGAGCGCGTGGCCCCCGCCCTGGAGGCCCTCGCCGCGAAGCTGGAGTCCGGCGAGATCGCCGGCAGCCCGCTCGACCCCGCCATGCTGGAGTCGCCGCTGCCCAGGGCCTACGAGTGGGTCGACGGCTCCGCCTTCCTCAACCACGTGATCCTGGTCCGCAAGGCGCGGGGCGCCGAGCCGCCGGCCACGCTCACCACCGACCCCCTCGTCTACCAGGGGGGCTCGAGCCGCTTCCTCGCACCCCGCGATCCCATCCCCCTCGCCGACGAGTCCTGGGGCCTCGACTTCGAGTCCGAGGTCGCGGTGGTCCTCGGTGACGTCCCACAGGGCGTGAAAGCGGAGGACGCCGGTCGTTACGTGCGGCTCCTGCTCCTCGCCAACGACGTCACCCTGCGCAACCTGATCCCCAACGAGCTCGCCAAGGGCTTCGGCTTCTTCCAGTCCAAGCCCGCCACCGCGTTCTCGCCTTTCGCGATCACGCCCGACGAGCTCGGCGACGCCTGGAAGGACGGTCGGGTCCACCTGCCCCTGCATACCAACTACAACGGCGCGCTCGCGGGAGATCCCGACGCCGCCGAGATGCACTTCTCCTTCTTCCAGCTCCTCGAGCACGTCGCGAAGACCCGCTCCTACACCGCCGGAACGATCCTCGGCAGCGGCACCGTCTCGAACGCCGACCGCGCCCGCGGGATCTCCTGCCTGGCGGAGCGCCGGATGATCGAGACCATCGAGCAGGGCAAGCCGATCACGCCGTTCATGAAGATCGGCGACACGGTGGAGATCGAGATGCGCGACGCCGAGGGCCGGAACCTCTTCGGCACCATCGCGCAGAAGGTGGTGGCGCTGTGA
- the maiA gene encoding maleylacetoacetate isomerase: MKLHGYWRSSASWRVRIALAHKGLAYEYVPVHLVRGGGEQHSEAHRAKNPMAQVPVLELDDGTMLSQSLAIIEWLEETHPTPPLLPKDPVARARARQLAEMVNAGIQPLQNIGVQQHLVSLGLGVDEKAWTVHWIRRGLGALEAVAKNTAGRFCVGDAVSVADACLVPQLYGARRFAIDVADYPTLARIEEACAALPAFAAAHADRQPDAVPA; the protein is encoded by the coding sequence GTGAAGCTGCACGGGTACTGGCGCAGCAGCGCGAGCTGGCGCGTCCGGATCGCGCTGGCCCACAAGGGACTCGCGTACGAGTACGTGCCCGTCCACCTGGTCCGGGGCGGCGGCGAGCAGCACTCCGAGGCCCACCGCGCGAAGAACCCGATGGCCCAGGTGCCCGTCCTCGAGCTGGACGACGGGACGATGCTCTCGCAGTCCCTCGCCATCATCGAGTGGCTCGAGGAGACCCACCCGACGCCGCCGCTCCTCCCGAAGGATCCGGTCGCCCGCGCCAGGGCGAGGCAGCTCGCCGAGATGGTGAACGCGGGCATCCAGCCCCTGCAGAACATCGGCGTGCAGCAGCACCTCGTCTCCCTCGGCCTGGGCGTGGACGAGAAGGCGTGGACGGTCCATTGGATCCGGCGCGGCCTCGGTGCCCTCGAGGCGGTGGCGAAGAACACGGCCGGCCGCTTCTGCGTGGGCGACGCGGTCTCGGTCGCAGACGCCTGCCTCGTGCCCCAGCTCTACGGGGCCCGTCGCTTCGCGATCGACGTCGCGGACTACCCGACCCTGGCCCGGATCGAGGAGGCCTGCGCGGCGCTGCCCGCCTTCGCCGCGGCCCACGCCGATCGCCAGCCCGACGCGGTCCCTGCGTAG
- a CDS encoding Rieske (2Fe-2S) protein — translation MTDSLRRERVWQTPPGVRLCPVDSIEEPGARNFVLQIGEALFHGFVVRENGAVHGYVDQCPHAGLPLARELDGYLTAKKELIACSWHGALFRLSDGVCVGGPCAGSRLTPWPVHVEDGWLKTA, via the coding sequence ATGACCGATTCCCTTCGCCGCGAGCGCGTGTGGCAGACGCCACCGGGCGTGCGGCTCTGCCCCGTCGATTCCATCGAGGAGCCCGGGGCACGCAACTTCGTCCTCCAGATCGGCGAGGCCCTCTTCCACGGCTTCGTGGTGCGGGAGAATGGCGCCGTCCACGGCTACGTGGACCAGTGCCCCCACGCCGGATTGCCGCTGGCCCGCGAGCTCGACGGCTACCTCACCGCGAAGAAGGAGCTGATCGCCTGCTCCTGGCATGGCGCGCTCTTCCGCCTCTCCGACGGCGTCTGCGTCGGCGGCCCTTGCGCCGGCAGCCGGCTCACGCCGTGGCCCGTCCACGTGGAGGACGGCTGGCTGAAGACCGCGTAG
- the hppD gene encoding 4-hydroxyphenylpyruvate dioxygenase, with product MAENSLGTDGFEFVEFTSPEPEKMARTFELLGFTAVSKHPTKDVVRYKQGEINLLLNREEKGQAASFRAEHGASACGMAFRVEDAKKAFGMAIERGAKPTDSAPGALGAGSFVLEGIGGSLLYLVDRYGEKGSLYDDWEPIPGAAEAEAKNGMGLQILDHLTHNVRRGQMRVWSSFYNRVFNFEEQKYFDIKGKATGLFSQAMIAADGMIRIPLNESQDEKSQIEEFIRQYNGEGIQHLAFTTPNIFETIEKMKANGVVFQDTIETYYELVDKRVPGHGEDLERMRKNRILIDGSQEEGLLLQIFTENLFGPIFFEIIQRKGNEGFGNGNFQALFESIELDQIRRGVIKVDA from the coding sequence ATGGCTGAAAATTCGCTCGGTACCGACGGCTTCGAGTTCGTCGAGTTCACCTCGCCCGAACCCGAGAAGATGGCGCGCACCTTCGAGCTCCTCGGCTTCACCGCCGTCTCGAAGCACCCGACCAAGGACGTGGTCCGCTACAAGCAGGGCGAGATCAACCTCCTCCTCAACCGCGAGGAGAAGGGCCAGGCGGCGTCGTTCCGCGCCGAGCACGGCGCGTCGGCCTGCGGCATGGCCTTCCGCGTGGAGGACGCCAAGAAGGCGTTCGGCATGGCGATCGAGCGCGGCGCGAAGCCCACCGACTCGGCTCCCGGCGCCCTCGGGGCCGGCTCCTTCGTCCTGGAGGGGATCGGCGGCTCGCTCCTCTATCTCGTCGACCGCTACGGCGAGAAGGGCAGCCTCTACGACGACTGGGAGCCGATCCCGGGCGCTGCCGAGGCCGAGGCCAAGAACGGCATGGGCCTCCAGATCCTCGACCACCTCACGCACAACGTGCGCCGCGGCCAGATGCGGGTGTGGTCGAGCTTCTACAACCGCGTCTTCAACTTCGAGGAGCAGAAGTACTTCGACATCAAGGGCAAGGCCACCGGCCTGTTCTCCCAGGCGATGATCGCGGCGGACGGCATGATCCGGATCCCGCTCAACGAGAGCCAGGACGAGAAGTCCCAGATTGAGGAGTTCATCCGCCAGTACAACGGCGAGGGCATCCAGCACCTGGCCTTCACCACGCCGAACATCTTCGAGACCATCGAGAAGATGAAGGCCAACGGCGTGGTCTTCCAGGACACCATCGAGACCTACTACGAGCTCGTGGACAAGCGCGTCCCCGGCCACGGTGAGGACCTCGAGCGGATGAGGAAGAACCGCATCCTCATCGACGGCAGCCAGGAAGAGGGCCTGCTCCTGCAGATCTTCACCGAGAACCTCTTCGGCCCGATCTTCTTCGAGATCATCCAGCGCAAGGGCAACGAGGGCTTCGGCAACGGCAACTTCCAGGCGCTCTTCGAGTCCATCGAGCTCGACCAGATCCGCCGCGGCGTGATCAAGGTCGACGCCTGA